The genomic stretch CGACAAGGAGATTGTTTTTCTAGATTTTGCCAGAGGGTACAGAGAGAGCAGAGGGATCATCGTGAACACCTTTCTTGAATTCGAGCACCACGCAATTAGCTCGCTCTCTGCTGATGACAGAATCCCACCAGTTTATCCAGTAGGGCCGATGATTCAAGGGGGAGGTGAAGAAAATGAGGAGAACAAGCGGAAGCGTGAGGAGATCATTGCCTGGCTGGACAAACAACCCCACTCATCAGTTGTGTTTCTCTGCTTTGGAACCCGAGGAAGTTTCGAGGGCGATCAGGTAAAGGAAATTGCTACTGCACTGGAGAAGAGTGGAGTCCGGTTTCTGTGGTCGTTGAGAAAGCCGCCACCTAAAGAATCAGTTGAGTTTCCAGGGGAGTATGAGGACCCTGAACAAGCATTGCCTGAAGGGTTCCTCAGAAATACTACTGGAATCGGGAAGGTGATCGGGTGGGCACCCCAAATGGCTGTGCTGTCTCACCCTGCTGTGGGAGGATTTGTGTCACACTGCGGGTGGAACTCGACTCTGGAAAGTGTGTGGTGTGGAGTGCCTATGGCAGCATGGCCGCTATTTGCAGAGCAGCAGGTCAATGCATTCCAGCTAGTCAAAGAGTATGAAATGGCGGTTGAGATCAAGATTGACTACAGGAAGGAAAGTGGTGTGATTGTGGCTGCAGGAACGATAGAGAGTGCAATTAGGCAGCTGATGGACCCGGAGAATAAGATCCGACTTAAGGTGAAAGAGCTGCACGACAAGTGTAGACTGGCCCTTGAAGAAGGAGGCTCGTCCTATAACTTCTTAGGTCATCTGATAGAAAATGTCATGGATAATACTCATTGAGTCTAGCCTGTCTGGTGAAGTGAATGTACTAGATTGAGAGTTCCCAGTAATAGCATTTGCAAGAAGCTAAAACAGTATTTCCTGAATCTCAGTCTTGTTTCTCTACACTTGTGTTATAGGTTCTCATTGTATTATATTCATATGATTTGAATGCATTTTGATTTTGGCGAACTCTTTTCTTTTGATTGTTGAATTACTAGTAATTGGACATAAGTAGAGAGTAAAATAGGGTATATCTATCTACAGAAACTAACCCTCAGATCTGGATAGGGTCGGGCCTGGAAGGACTCTGGTTAGAGTCGGCCTAGGATGACCCAGACAATTGCGTTTTACTATTATGGCAAACTTTCGTGATGCTAATAATGTCAATGACTCATTCAAGATGACTATGTTTTATTGGAGGTTAAGACAATACCAATTCAGGCAATGTGTAAAGAAACTATTCTGTGTATCATCAAGAACAAAGACAATCAATGTATATACAATTTGGCAAGAGTCTTGGTTCCAATTAGAGCTCCCAATCCATAAATAGCATTTGATAAAGCAGCATTTCATGAATCTCACTCTTGTTTCAAAATCAGGAATTGAATGCATTTTGGCGAACTTGTTTAAATTGACTGTTGAATTACTAGTAACTGGCAACAAGAAGAGAGTAGAGAGGGTATATCCAGCTACAGAAACTAGCCTAATATATTTAAACAAAACAGAAGAATAAATACAGTATATCCAAGGAGAGAAAGGATCTTACAGATGCGGAATTTTCACAAACATGTGGTTGGCAGATCACATAAACAGAAACTTCCGAAGAAATTACACCTTCATTAAAGTGAAATCACCTAGCTGGGAGAGAGATTATTAGTATTCAATATCTAATCTATATGGTTATATGGAAACATGGTTTCATGTCATCAGCTAAACCAGCCTGCCCATTACCGCGCTAATCAACCACACATCCACATAGATGATTTTTTAATATGAATTCATTTATAATTAGCTGTGAGTTGAGAAAATTTGCTTTGTCAATATagatttattttctattattgGTTTATTAGCCAACCGAATACTCATTATATTATTGTTGTTTTATCGTATAGTTTACcaactttcttttatttatttacattgTGAAACTCTCTTATAAATTGAAAGTCAAAACTGCTCAAAAGTAATTGGTCTTCCTCAAGGAAATGAAATGGGCTCTTAAAAGAATAAAGTACATCTTGGCCCAATTTTTATTAATCATAGAAAAGaagtaaaaattaaattttcggCTTAAAACAAGTTTCCACGTTCTTTCAAGGAAAAGTGAGGTAGGGTGTTACACACTTACAATTTGACTCCATTCTCAAGTGGCACTGGCAATGATACACACGTACCATGACAGCAAAGCCATGACGTTTGTCCAATCCTTGTTGCCTTAAGAGTTAAGATTATTCAAATACTACTAGCATAAAGTGTTGTGACTATTCTTAATACTACTAGCTAGTACTATATTATTACATCCACTCATATCTTTGGAGTACTGCTATATTAACTTCACACCTATTAACACTTGAAATTCCACCAAATTTGTTGTCAGCCAAGAAAAGATGTCTGCAGATACCAAAACAACCTTGGTGTTCATTCCATTCCCTGTAATGAGCCATCTGGTGGCAGCAGTAGACACTGCGAAGCTCCTCGCCAATCGCCTCTCCATCACCATCCTACTTATGAAACTTCCCATGGACACCAAGATCAGttcctacactaacaattcgCCCCACCCTCGGATCAACTTCCTACACCTGCAAGAAAACAAGTCCATCACACTAGGGTCGATGGGAGATAAGAATTGGATGCTTCCGTTCGTGGAGCGCCATAAGAGTCTGGCCAGAGATGTTGATGGAGAACCAGAAAGGAAGACTTGCTGGATTCATGCTCGACATGTGCTGCACTCCCATGATTGATGTGGCTAATGAGCTTGGCGCCCCGGCTTACATCTTCTTCCCCAGTGGATCAGCTCCTCTTGGGCTTATGTTGCACCTCCAGAGCTTGAGAGATGATCATGGCAAAAACTCGAAAGAGTGCGAGGATTCAGACGTGGAGATCTCTATTCCGACTTATGTTAATCCAGTACCTGCAAAAGTGTGGCCTGCTAAAGTATTCAACAAGGAGACTGGTTTTCTAGATTATATCAGAAGATACAGAGAGACCAGAGGGATCATAGTAAACACCTTTCTTGAATTCGAGCACCATGCAATTAGCTCGCTCTCTGCTGATGCCAGAATTCCACCAGTTTATCCATTATGGCCAATGATTCAAGGGGGAGGTGAAGAAACTGATGAGAACAAGCGGAAGCGTGAGGAGATCATCGCGTGGCTGGACGAGCAGCCCCATTCATCAGTCTTGTTTATCTGCTTTGGCACCAATGGAAGTTTGGAGGGCGATCAGGTGAAGGAAATTGCGATTGCGCTGGAGCAGAGTGGAGTCCGGTTTCTGTGGTCGTTGAGAAAGCCACCTCCTGAAGGTACAATTGAGTTTCCAGGGGAATATGAGAACCCTGAACAAGTATTGCCTGAAGGGTTCCTCAGAAATACTACTGGAATCGGGAAGGTGATTGGGTGGGCCCCGCAGATGGCTGTGCTGTCTCACCCTGCTGTGGGAGGATTTGTGTCGCACTGCGACTGGAACTCGATTCTGGAAAGTGTGTGGTGCGGAGTGCCTGTAGCAGCATGGCCGCTGTTTGCAGAGCAGCAGGCCAATGCATTCCAGCTAGTCAAAGAGTATGAAATGGCGGTTGAGATCAAGATTGACTACAGGAAGGATAGTGGTGTGATTGTGGCTGCGGGAACGATAGAGAGTGCAATCAGGAAGCTGATGGACCCGGACAACAAGATccgacttaaagtgaaagagcTGCACGACAAGACTAGAGCCGCCCTTGTAGAAGGAGGGTCGTCCCATAACTTCTTAGGTCGTCTACTCGAAGATATCATGGATAATGCTCATTGAAGTTTAGCATGTCTGGTGAAGTGAATGTAGTAGATTGAGAGTTCCCAATAATAGCATTTGCAAGAAGCTACACATATGAATTGCATTAGAATTGAATTAGGTTCATTGAATTGGATAATGTCCTGAATCTCAGTCTTGTTTTCTCTACACTGTTAGGTTCATTGTATTAGGAGTATATACATATGAATTGAATGTATTTTGGTTTTGGCGaacttgtttttttgttttattgttgAATTACTAGTAATTGGAGGTTAAGACAATACAATTCAGCCAATGTGTAAAAACACTATTCTGTGTATCATCAAGAACTAAGACAATCAATGTATATACAATTTGGCAAGATTTAATGACTGCCATTCCCTATATTGCTACTCTACACTCTACACTACACAGGTTTCTCTGTAGCAAGCCTTACCTTATTGAGCGATTCCTTAAATGCTTGCCAGGCAACCGTATGATGCTCCCGCGACGCCATTCCTTCCGCAACCACGTGCATGGCGCGCCTGTACAGATGCTCGTGCCATTGCACAGGATTGCTGATGTCGATATTGTTGGAGCCAATATTAGGAATGTATAGGCGTTTCACGTCCTTCCTCCACCGCGTCAAGATGTACTGGCCGGGGATCTCCTCCGCACTGTTGTAATTGAGGACGGTCAATGCATGCCTGCATAAATATCCTCTGAAACTGAAGCAGCAACAAATGCAGCGAACCTCCATCCCAACTTTatcatacacaacttcaaagtTATGAGCCTCCCTTGCATCTCCTCCATCGTTTCGTTCTTTAACCATATACGTTATTATTGGTCCGTTCACATGAACATGAGTCACACTGAAACAACCAGGCATCAGCGCCACCTCTTCTTGGAACTTCAAGAATATCTCTTTGGTATACAGTTCACAGACCTGTGCCTCATAACTGCAACTCGTGCTTAACACTGGTCTAAACTCTCTCGACTCAATATCATCAAGAGCCTCCCTCTGGATCATTTTTTCTTGAAGTGATTCGTATACCTTGAAGAATTCAGTCCAGCTCGTTTGATCATCTAAATAGCCATGGAAAAACGGATTTGTGTATTCACAGGGCTGATAAGTAAATATTCCGGCAAAAATGGAGTTTTTAAAGTAAACCGGGGCCCATCTTTCTCGGTCTTCATACAAGCTGTTGAGCCATTCATGATCTCTCATGGAAAAATGTTGAATCATCTCCTCCCAGCCTGTTTCAAATTCTTCTATCTTTGTTGTGCTGTACACTGTTCGGTTTAATACTGTTTGAAACACTTGCGACTCCCCCACCTCCCCTAACCTTTCGTGAATGCTCTGCATCACAAGGAGTAAATGGAGACAATGATGAGCCCTTGGGAAAACTTCAGAGATTGCACCCTGCAGTGCCTTGCATTGGTCCGTGATTATAGTTTGTGGAGGACGTCCAAACATACATGTCAACCATGCTCTCATCAGCCAAACATAAGTCTCAAAGGTTTCTTCAGCGAGCAACCCACAACCCATTAACACAGATTGACCATGGTGATTCAATCCACTGAACGACAGCAGCAGAATATTGTGTTTTTTTGACAGGCATGTTGAGTCAACAACTACCACATCACTAAAATAGCCATAGGCAGCCCTTGACCTGGAATTGATCCAGAAAACATTCTTTACATACCCTTCATCGTTTAAATCCATAACATAAAAGAAGTTCGGGTCAGCAAGCTGTGCCTGACGAAAATAATTTTGCATAGCTTCAAGATCACCATTTCCAAATTTTAAATGTTTCAACTGGTCTGTATGGTGGCTGAAATCTCTTTCACTCGAGCTTCCATGATTTACTGCATCGAAAGCTGGAGTTCGATAAAGCTTAATTGTTTTCACTTCCACATCAACAGCAGAACTCGACTTCCTCTTGATCCCTGCTTCTATCTTCTTATTTGACCGGGAGTTTTGAGCCTTTTGATGATCAAATAAATGATTATGTTCTAGTTTTACTTCATCCAATCTCCATCTGTTTGACTCCACCAACCTCAACCTTATCATTGCCAGACATCCTGTCCTTGTTTCCTTTCTTCGAGTACACGCTTCTTTCATTGTTTTGAAGCCCTCACAGTTGCAACAGAGTACTGCCCCTCGCTTCTCTTTGCTATTACGTTTTGTCCATGAAGATTTGACCCTTATACCGAATCCAAGCTCCTTGGCATAGTAGTTGTAGAAGTTATAGGCATCATCATATGATTCAAACTCCATTCCCTCGACAGGTTGGAGATAAGACTTTCCTAGTGTATGATCATTTTGAGCACCATTGGCAGGAATACCAAGCATTTGGTCACTGCTGCTGTCCCTGTCATTGCTTTGGATCTTGAGCATTTGCTCATAGTTGCTCTCATGGTCATTCCTCTCAATTTCGATCACATGCTCACTCTCATCCACATTATGAATGCCGAGCACCTGCTTGCCATCATTTTCAAGGTCAGCTCTTTCACTTCCAAGCACTTGTTCAATGGCATTCTCGAGATCAGTGTTCTTGAGTTTAAGTATTTTGCTGTCTTCATTTCCAAGGTTGTGTGCTTCAATCTTGAAGCCATCCTCTCCTTCATCCAGAGGGTCCTCACTGTTTTCAGAAGTTTCATCCACCTTCACAAATACAGAACAGCATCAGCAAAAAAAGTAAACTAAGCCGACACATTGAAAGAGAACCGAACCTGAATGAGACTACTTAGAACAAGTCGTCACGCACCACTAGCAATATAGTGTTTTTCTTATAAAGAGTACTTCGAAAAACAAAGGGGGAGGGGGGTGGAAGTTAGGCTGCTTCTGGATTCACTAAGCATTATTTTCACTATCACCCAAGCATACAGAGTCACAAACACATATATGTATTGGCCAGAATACACCGTTTTTCTGTAAAGAGCATCAACTGTATGTTAAGCTTATACACTATAGATTTCACAAAAATCACAAACTCTTATTGCAATCTACATTATGATATCTAGCAAACAAACATGATAGTTTTCGACCTATTACATTATTTCAAACTTTCTGTTTCTACATAGATATGCATCAGATAAAAGAAAATTCAGAAATAAAAACTTCACAGCTCTGTAAAGAGAACATAAATGAGATTGATTCGTCAAATTCAAATAGATGAACCATAAAGAAAATGCATGTATAAGACAGGATAAAAGCTAAAAAATGGAGTACTGAAAAACCAAGCAACAATATTTAGAATTCGTAGAGAAGgaagtaagaaaaaaaaaattagggcACCGAATTGGGGGTAAGTGAGAGGTGATACAGTCCTCGGGCGGTGAATGAATTGCAGTTAACGGCACAAAAGGAAATGACTAGTAAAGCCTTACGATGATTTCGATGCCGGAATTAGGCGATAGGCCGTCACCGACGGGAGAAAATACGGCGGCGTCTGCCATTGGTGGAGGAGAGATTGACGTTGGGTTGCGTCAAAGTCTGATAGGTTAGTATATTTTCCGTAGCTCGTGTGCTTAATTTATTTGTAGGCCCTCGTATTTTCAGTGCTTTCCaatttttcaacaaaattttgaatttgttttcaaTTTCTCAAATCCCAATTTTATCATATAGAAAAAATAGGACTCATACGTCCCCGGctaattttatatactactccctcccctccgtccgtcattagAGTCCCGTTGATTTTTCTATACtcatttatcttttattttactatttctccattttaactattgattattatttttaaacgAGTGtccaaatatataaaattactCATGGCGTATGAGTCCTATTCTTTCCTTATGATAAAATTAATCTCGGTTTACTCTGTCTCGATTGGTCTTGTGTCAGACTTGTCTAAGGAGGGTAATATCGGCTcttacatttttattttccggacgaaattgaaattgaaattgaaattgaaattgaaattgaaattgaaattgaaatgaaagCAGAAAAATAAAGAAGTTAGTAGTGGTCGTTAAATTCCCAACTTCCTGCACCACTCCTGCTCTCCACCACCGCCGCTATGCCTTTCTCTCTcctccctcctcctcctccactcATCTCGCCAACCATTTCCACTTTCTCTTCCAGTAAATTATCCAATCAGAAACGATTCGCCCGTATAATCGTGGAGGCTTCTAAAAACGACGACGAAGAACCCGCTTTCAATCCGTTTGGGTTCGTCACCGACAATCCTTCGAGCCGCAGCGCCATTCAGCTACCGGAATCCCCTGCGGAGGACGGGAATGTCGGCCAAATGCTCTATGTAATTATTACCATTTCTTCTATTATCGTTTTTCGATTAATTTCCAGTTTGAAGGAAGATAGTTGAAACTTCATTCAATTGCTGTTCCATACCTTAATTGGAGGAAGATAGTTGAAATTTAATTAGTTGATGGATTATGAATTACTGGTGattttttatttgcaattaAGAGACGACTGTATCTGCTTCAGTTCAGTCCATCTCTACTTTTCCATATAAAAGCACcgactaatataaaaaagtaggagGAATTAAGTCCAATACTATTCTATTTATGAGTTTTCTTAATCTGTTGAAAAATAcattcttttgattttttttagggAAAACTAGGCCTATCTTAGTAGGATAGATGCAGTAATTCTTGAGACATAGATGAAACCCGTGGACCTATCAgcatgggacgaagggagtagttaaAGATTTGAAATGAAATCATGTTTCAGATAGCCGTTAATCTGTCTATGTTTTTTAAATTGATGGTGTTATGTTTCAGTTGGTGGCAAATGATTTGGAGATGTGAACTAATATTTGCTTGCCGTGCCATTTAATTTCTTATGAAAGAGAATAGAAGACAAAGGAAGGGACTATGGCTCTTACATCAAATCTGGAGGTTTTCGATGGTTTGTAAGAGAAACAGGTAACAAACCGCATTAACATGTTTACTCGGTTGAAATTCGATAATTTGGTTTCTTTCATTTGCAGGATCACGTGAAAGAGGGCGTGGAACCATTGTGTTTCTACATGGTGCTCCAACACAGTCATACAGCTATCGAGTTGTTATGTCTCAGGTACTGCTGGTGATCTACTAGCCGAGTTCATAGATTTTGCAACATAGTGTTGCCAATGTTTGCTTGTTCAACTACAGCCACTAAATGAGTGTTGGGGTTAATGACTTTTTGTGACCATTGAATGCTGAAAAAAATACTCTCTCTCTTTGTTGATTTCTATGGCTATGATGCTGTAGATGTCGGATGCCGGGTTCCACTGTCTTGCACCTGACTGGATAGGATTTGGTTTTAGCGACAAGCCACAGCCTGGATATGGATTTGACTACACAGGTTTTGCAACTTACCAATCCTTTATCATTTTTTGATTGTATGAATTTGTTGACAAAAATCTGATAATTTAATTGGCAGAGAAAGAATTCCATGAAGTGTTTGACAAATTACTGGATACTCTTGGGGTTACTGATCCCTTTTACCTAGTAGTTCAGGTCTGGACTTCAAAATCATAGTTTACAACATACTTAGCTGTCTATATCCTAATGAAGATTCGTATCTCTGTTGAATCTTGTCTTGTTTCCTCCATAAAACTCTTAAAACTAGTGTCTTCAAATTTACCAACTTAAATTGTACGTGAGTTCTTGCGTCTTGCAGGGATTTGTAGTTGGATCGTATGGATTGACTTGGGCTTTGAAAAATCAAAGTAGAGTGTCAAAGCTTGCAATCCTGAACACGCCATTGACGCCCTCATCACCGCTTCCTGGGCTATTTCAGCAGCTCAGGTGTTGTGATTACGTGTGAACAATTAGTGCATCTTTTGCCTATGAAGACGACCATCTCAAACCTCGTCTTTACTACCTAATGttggtgtgttttatttattgattttctgATAGTAGATGTCATCTGCATCTTTGCTGATTTCCAGGATTCCACTTCTTGGCGAATTTACTTGCCAGAATGCAGTTATGGCTGAGCGTTTTATTGAAGCAGGTAGCGCGTATGTATCGAGAAATTTTTCTTCCATTTTATGTGATCTCAAACCTTTACTTTCAACAAAGATGCCTGCTTATGATTTGATTTATTTGGATGTTAGATATACATTATGTTACATTGTTACTGTGTTTTCACTAATAAAGAACATGTTCATGGCAGCTATGCCTTGAAGCTGGAAAAGGCAGATGTATATCGGTTGCCATACCTCTCTAGCAGTGGCCCTGGATTTGGTCTGTAATACCATCCCAAACCAATAGTAGCTTCTTGTCTTATCAAGGCGTTCGACACAGACAAATAGATTATAGGCTAAAAATATGCTTGCCTTCACTGATTCATTTCCTTTTGATGTTACAGCTCTGCTTGAGGCTACCAAAAGAGCTAACATTAATGATATTAACAGCCGAGTATCAGCTGGATTCGCATCTGGAAGGTACATTACTACACGATTAAGTAAACAACGTGTCGTCTCATACTTTTTCCTGATTGATTGCACTAACATTCAGTTTTTAGATCATAAAAGTAAATTCTTCGAAGATCAACTCTCTCAAATGTACTTCATATGGTGTTTTCAGCTGGGATAAGCCGATACTGGTTGCCTGGGGAATATCGGACAAGTATCTGCCGCAGTCAGTAGCTGAAGAATTCCAGAAAGGGAATACAGACAGAGTAAAACTTCAGATGATTGAAGGTGCAGGCCACATGCCGCAGGAGGACTGGTAAACGATCTCTCGCAAGCTATTAGTTTCTGCTGACTGCAAACACGAACATTTCCCACCTCTCAACAACATTTCATATTTGCAGGCCGGAGAAAGTTGTCGGCGCCTTGAGAGTATTTTTCTGAAGAGTAAAATGCCTCTCATTACAACTGAGTAAGGAGGGAGATGTTGGCATCCATGTAAATCTGCTGTAGATGCAGCCCAGTCAGTATGATTGTTTGTAAATTGAGATACTATATGTGTAAGTCTGAAACTGGAAAAAGAAGCAACAAGTAATCCGTACATTCTTGTACAAATTATGTTATTCTACAATGAGTTAAACAATGTCGTTTATTCATACATAAACAACACGGTTTGGTTTATAGACATTAACTATACAATCTTATTTTTTCGCATtgggaaaatagaaaaaaattccAAACTTTCCGGTTTCCcaattgttttttaaaattgcTAGCCAAATCAGAATTTAACCAAATTTTTCCAATATTATGACAGTCATAATACAACCAAATAACACTAATCAAGTAGTGTTATAAACTGCCACCTGagttttaattataataagatTGCAGTATCTGATTGTTTTGAAAAAAGGGAATAATATCTAAACTCCTAACTGTCAACGGTAATCTGATTTTCAAATTATTAAATGAAGACTTAACCAAAGCTTACTCTTTACTTCCGCcattaaatatcttattttttcttttttactgtcagccaataaatgtctcatttcacttttactatatttaataaatgtaccctacattccactaactcatttcactcacattttattataaaaccaatatataaaagtaggattcacatcccactaattttttctactCAATTTACTTTATAAAggtaaacaatttttaaaatctgTGTCGGTCAAATATAAGATATTTATTCATGGATAAAGAGAGTATTCATTTCTATGCTGTGTTGTTTATTGCTTCTTTCCACTTCAAAAAAGGCAAATTGTaattgatggttgggcgaatttttgatggtagtaaatgcaggtaaaagaaaatatagatcacgacacaaggaattacgtggttcgatttactgaggtaaatctacatccacgggaagaaaggagggcaagattgtattgcttgatctggtttacagcttacaaatacagacttgctatatgatatttgatgtctagagagctctccTTTCTCCTccatctgatctaagttctatttatacattgaactaggatcgtggcttacatcaccactgactaggtcgtggcttacatcatcactaattaggtcatggcttacatcatcactaattagatcgtggatgtcgtggaggtcatgagatcctgcatgggtccaccactaaatagatcgtgtagtggaggtcgtggaggttctgcatgagtccactatctcccagttcggtcgaataatgagaccgaactgctgaactattgccgagcagtttttgccaatctgagaatagagcttgattggtcggcttttaccgagctgtaggctggggccgaactctttggtaatgccgaactgatactcttccttggggaccgaactgctgagctattgccgagcagcttttgccaatctgagagtagagcttgattggtcggcttttaccgagctgtaggctggggccgaactctttggtaatgccgaactgatactcttccttgggttttgggctgatgggccgttactgctattgggcttgtttagtacgtaccccatcactacccccccccgaaaagcgaagtgaatcacttcggcgaagcgagtcacttcggcattctggataaaggtacgggggaggctgacgttaggggacgtgccttgcgcgtgactgcattaaatgcgacagtaaaatccggccgttgaatcctgaaaaggtgggattcgaaacggtgcgatgattttgaaatcttctccgaatctgataaatacgtcctttcttcatcatttgaacacttttgctattgcttcttctgcattctctctcttttgcgtaaaaatttccttccgctttcaagaatttcttcagaatttcttcagactttcaaagagtaagaactatgtcttcttcttcttcttctgagtcaggtagcggtaggaaaggggataaggggtcttctagccggaaagaatccggggagaagaccgtagagtattttcacagcatcttgagtaaggatactgtgatatccctacacgaaaaatatttttttcctggggggaaggttgcgattcccgacgaccttcatagggctgactcgccgccggagggttacgccaccgtttacgaagccggcttggaatgcgggcttcgtttccctcttccccctgcctttgtagagctgctagatttttttcaactccctttaggtcaggtgactccgaactcttggaggcacttatcggcctttgctgccgaactgcgtaggctagataaggatctgtctctgcgggcaatccttaatttcttccagtttaagcggaaaggatcttggttttacttgatccctttacagccttttagggccttctgcaaaaccaagtggccaaagtggcaacatcgtttctttttttacaataggacagcggctccgggctttccctggagagggccgaagtccgtgattcctcatcctcggttagaaccgttggacgagctcgagggcgagctcaataagattcctatgattaggaagcagtacctggagtctgagctcgtcaagggcgacttcgtgttcgactcctcgtcttcggacgaagaggctgagggtgaggatttcttttttatgcattactgccttgacgacgaaaactaaccttgttttcttgctttttggcagtgaacttgctaaacaagctcggtcgcaaatcctccgaatctaaggaaccggagaggccaAAACc from Salvia splendens isolate huo1 chromosome 4, SspV2, whole genome shotgun sequence encodes the following:
- the LOC121797902 gene encoding protein FAR1-RELATED SEQUENCE 8-like isoform X1; this encodes MADAAVFSPVGDGLSPNSGIEIIVDETSENSEDPLDEGEDGFKIEAHNLGNEDSKILKLKNTDLENAIEQVLGSERADLENDGKQVLGIHNVDESEHVIEIERNDHESNYEQMLKIQSNDRDSSSDQMLGIPANGAQNDHTLGKSYLQPVEGMEFESYDDAYNFYNYYAKELGFGIRVKSSWTKRNSKEKRGAVLCCNCEGFKTMKEACTRRKETRTGCLAMIRLRLVESNRWRLDEVKLEHNHLFDHQKAQNSRSNKKIEAGIKRKSSSAVDVEVKTIKLYRTPAFDAVNHGSSSERDFSHHTDQLKHLKFGNGDLEAMQNYFRQAQLADPNFFYVMDLNDEGYVKNVFWINSRSRAAYGYFSDVVVVDSTCLSKKHNILLLSFSGLNHHGQSVLMGCGLLAEETFETYVWLMRAWLTCMFGRPPQTIITDQCKALQGAISEVFPRAHHCLHLLLVMQSIHERLGEVGESQVFQTVLNRTVYSTTKIEEFETGWEEMIQHFSMRDHEWLNSLYEDRERWAPVYFKNSIFAGIFTYQPCEYTNPFFHGYLDDQTSWTEFFKVYESLQEKMIQREALDDIESREFRPVLSTSCSYEAQVCELYTKEIFLKFQEEVALMPGCFSVTHVHVNGPIITYMVKERNDGGDAREAHNFEVVYDKVGMEVRCICCCFSFRGYLCRHALTVLNYNSAEEIPGQYILTRWRKDVKRLYIPNIGSNNIDISNPVQWHEHLYRRAMHVVAEGMASREHHTVAWQAFKESLNKLLANAIIGNSQSTTFTSPDMLNFNEHYP
- the LOC121797902 gene encoding protein FAR1-RELATED SEQUENCE 8-like isoform X2, whose amino-acid sequence is MADAAVFSPVGDGLSPNSGIEIIVDETSENSEDPLDEGEDGFKIEAHNLGNEDSKILKLKNTDLENAIEQVLGSERADLENDGKQVLGIHNVDESEHVIEIERNDHESNYEQMLKIQSNDRDSSSDQMLGIPANGAQNDHTLGKSYLQPVEGMEFESYDDAYNFYNYYAKELGFGIRVKSSWTKRNSKEKRGAVLCCNCEGFKTMKEACTRRKETRTGCLAMIRLRLVESNRWRLDEVKLEHNHLFDHQKAQNSRSNKKIEAGIKRKSSSAVDVEVKTIKLYRTPAFDAVNHGSSSERDFSHHTDQLKHLKFGNGDLEAMQNYFRQAQLADPNFFYVMDLNDEGYVKNVFWINSRSRAAYGYFSDVVVVDSTCLSKKHNILLLSFSGLNHHGQSVLMGCGLLAEETFETYVWLMRAWLTCMFGRPPQTIITDQCKALQGAISEVFPRAHHCLHLLLVMQSIHERLGEVGESQVFQTVLNRTVYSTTKIEEFETGWEEMIQHFSMRDHEWLNSLYEDRERWAPVYFKNSIFAGIFTYQPCEYTNPFFHGYLDDQTSWTEFFKVYESLQEKMIQREALDDIESREFRPVLSTSCSYEAQVCELYTKEIFLKFQEEVALMPGCFSVTHVHVNGPIITYMVKERNDGGDAREAHNFEVVYDKVGMEVRCICCCFSFRGYLCRHALTVLNYNSAEEIPGQYILTRWRKDVKRLYIPNIGSNNIDISNPVQWHEHLYRRAMHVVAEGMASREHHTVAWQAFKESLNKTC
- the LOC121801556 gene encoding cis-3-alkyl-4-alkyloxetan-2-one decarboxylase-like; the protein is MPFSLLPPPPPLISPTISTFSSSKLSNQKRFARIIVEASKNDDEEPAFNPFGFVTDNPSSRSAIQLPESPAEDGNVGQMLYRIEDKGRDYGSYIKSGGFRWFVRETGSRERGRGTIVFLHGAPTQSYSYRVVMSQMSDAGFHCLAPDWIGFGFSDKPQPGYGFDYTEKEFHEVFDKLLDTLGVTDPFYLVVQGFVVGSYGLTWALKNQSRVSKLAILNTPLTPSSPLPGLFQQLRIPLLGEFTCQNAVMAERFIEAGSAYALKLEKADVYRLPYLSSSGPGFALLEATKRANINDINSRVSAGFASGSWDKPILVAWGISDKYLPQSVAEEFQKGNTDRVKLQMIEGAGHMPQEDWPEKVVGALRVFF